In Chitinophaga nivalis, a single genomic region encodes these proteins:
- a CDS encoding RagB/SusD family nutrient uptake outer membrane protein: protein MKSRLLILSMLMLLFSSCKKWLDVDLINQVDENKLFAKEQGFVDALAGAYNQMAEPNLYGQKLSYELLDVLAQYYSYNSMAESYKPYRDYNYKDATLRKQIDGIWSDMYSTIASVNNIIRWEQKNGVVMRPNIRKQVLGEALALRAYLHFDLMRMFCADIKFNHQATGIPYNKQFGVALPPVYTLAECYQLVLGDLEAAWTNLNEADPINATTPYLSQDKNMADRDVARMNKYAIRALMARVYLTKGDKENATRYAKEVIAANKFRLLDFKTGIDVDESKKDIRFSDEHIFSLRNKNIPEQSNAVHFEVKTETSTTAAKLPFGDAPGIYNANSDDTRYQLWFDLGKFTKYTRGNVKVFTPKIPLIKLAEMYLILTEALYDTDRNQSLQYLNTLRRSRIRNVSDWFFLTRDNILDEMIREYPGEGQLFFAYKRLNKAIRNTSGTGDIPPSNSLFVFPIPDKETETGHR from the coding sequence ATGAAATCCAGGCTACTGATACTGAGCATGCTGATGCTGTTATTTTCATCGTGTAAAAAATGGCTTGATGTTGACCTGATCAATCAGGTAGATGAAAACAAGCTGTTTGCCAAAGAGCAGGGCTTTGTAGATGCGCTGGCCGGCGCCTACAACCAGATGGCCGAGCCTAATCTCTACGGGCAGAAACTGAGCTATGAACTGCTGGACGTACTGGCACAGTACTACAGCTACAACAGCATGGCCGAAAGCTACAAACCTTACCGCGACTATAATTACAAAGATGCCACCCTGCGCAAACAGATAGACGGCATCTGGTCTGATATGTACAGCACCATTGCCTCCGTCAACAACATTATCCGCTGGGAACAGAAAAACGGTGTTGTCATGCGGCCCAACATCCGGAAACAGGTGCTGGGAGAAGCACTGGCGCTACGTGCCTATCTGCACTTTGACCTGATGCGTATGTTTTGCGCAGACATCAAATTCAATCACCAGGCCACCGGCATTCCCTATAACAAACAATTCGGCGTAGCACTCCCGCCGGTATATACGCTGGCAGAATGCTACCAGCTGGTACTGGGCGACCTGGAAGCTGCCTGGACAAATCTCAATGAAGCAGATCCTATCAATGCCACTACGCCTTATTTATCGCAGGACAAAAACATGGCCGACCGCGATGTGGCCCGCATGAATAAATATGCAATACGTGCGCTGATGGCCCGGGTATACCTGACTAAAGGAGACAAGGAAAATGCCACCAGATATGCGAAAGAAGTGATTGCTGCCAACAAATTCCGGCTCCTTGATTTCAAAACCGGCATCGATGTGGATGAATCTAAAAAAGATATCCGGTTCTCTGATGAACATATCTTTTCGCTGCGTAACAAAAATATCCCGGAGCAGTCCAACGCCGTTCATTTCGAAGTAAAGACTGAAACTTCCACGACGGCAGCCAAACTGCCCTTCGGAGATGCGCCCGGTATTTACAATGCCAACAGCGACGATACCCGCTACCAGCTATGGTTTGACCTGGGTAAATTCACCAAGTACACCCGGGGTAATGTCAAGGTGTTTACACCTAAAATCCCCCTGATCAAACTGGCAGAGATGTATCTCATTCTGACGGAAGCCTTGTATGACACCGACCGTAACCAATCGCTCCAGTACCTGAATACCTTGCGGCGTTCCCGGATCCGGAATGTTTCCGATTGGTTTTTCCTTACCCGCGATAATATACTGGATGAAATGATCCGCGAGTATCCCGGCGAAGGTCAGTTGTTCTTCGCCTACAAACGGCTGAACAAGGCGATCAGGAACACTTCCGGCACGGGCGACATTCCCCCGTCCAACAGCCTGTTCGTGTTCCCGATTCCTGACAAAGAAACAGAAACAGGACACCGGTAA
- a CDS encoding SusC/RagA family TonB-linked outer membrane protein, which yields MKSTICLLTAAMLHVHGTGLSQTVSFSARQASLQQVFTTVKKQTGYVVFGNASLLETAHTASIDVQNMPLPDFLQLVMKDQPLNFRIADKNIIISEKTTTPSAHSVNNTEAALPPDSIRGVIFTMQGTPLPGASIRIKGTTIGTVTDTRGHFSLKQLPDNALLVISMMGYDPMEVRISKRNDGYAAAAVNDKQTGSLKVNTGQFTITVKLQEAVGQLKENVVTGYFVKSRESFTGAERTLSGQEIRQIGTGNVLQSISLLDAAVSLKESVNFGSDPNRVPEITIRGENSFDLRNSADDGKTNPNSPLFMLDGVEVNAERIYDLDMNRIENLTILKDASATALYGSRGANGVIVIRTIRPQAGEIRVTLNANYMVSAPDLRDYNLMDAREKLTYEKRAGLWTDKLKNYDTQMELDRKYNEKEKEILRGVNTYWLSKPLRTSINQRYNLYFEGGDKHFRYGITLRSENDRGVMKGSERKKTGIGITFNYDIGQTFLVRNDLFVDEVTGSNSPYGNFDIFAKENPHDRIYDENGNYILKLSSGRDNPLINATLPQKDFNRYVAIQDNFSIDWRMTPALRLQGRAGLTKQLEKTEFYRSPFSSEYATVKEPEKKGEYRTLHSESLNVDGNVTLAYNKVLGKHVLNTGVGANLLTNFKNGSGFAATGFLNDDMTFVEYAAQFKENSKPTGIFDKSRMIGFFANLNYGYDNRYFIDASYRTDGSSKFGRDARFAPFWAVGFAWNVNREAFWGASSSLLKIRGSAGSTGTINFSSNQALTAYRYSQSSEYNGNLGARLMGFGNSSLRWQNTLSYNIGADLTLFKNFLQVNVDGYIKLTDNLLLPIDVAPSTGFTSYVENMGQMKNSGIDARIRMNLIRDRKHNLNWSVTLAALSNQNKIQKLSNALEVMNTEANKAENVKGPQPLRTYEVGRSQSALMVVRSAGIDPATGNEIYIKRNGEYTFDYDYRDKVVVGDTRATVEGNFSSNLNWNGLNLLAVFSYRVGGKIFNSTLKTSVEGANPLFNADRRVLYDRWQEPGSTAKFKRIDDTSESYQTDRYVQDNNQLSLSSLSLTYDLPRGTAKKMRAERVRLQLSSTELIRFSTVKAERGTLYPYAQTFNGGFNVTF from the coding sequence ATGAAATCAACCATTTGCCTATTGACGGCCGCCATGTTGCATGTACATGGCACAGGCCTATCACAGACAGTTTCCTTCTCCGCCAGGCAGGCATCTCTGCAACAGGTATTTACCACTGTAAAAAAGCAGACCGGATATGTTGTATTTGGCAACGCATCTTTATTGGAAACGGCACATACCGCCTCTATTGATGTGCAGAACATGCCGCTTCCCGATTTCCTGCAACTGGTGATGAAGGATCAGCCATTAAACTTCCGCATTGCGGATAAAAACATTATCATTTCAGAAAAAACGACCACTCCTTCCGCTCATTCGGTCAACAACACAGAAGCTGCACTGCCGCCCGATTCTATCCGCGGCGTGATCTTCACGATGCAGGGCACACCGCTGCCCGGTGCTTCCATCAGAATCAAAGGCACCACCATCGGCACCGTCACCGACACCCGCGGCCACTTCTCGCTGAAGCAGCTGCCCGACAATGCCCTGCTGGTGATTTCCATGATGGGATACGATCCCATGGAAGTACGCATCAGCAAGCGTAATGATGGATACGCCGCTGCCGCAGTAAACGACAAACAAACCGGTTCGCTGAAAGTAAACACCGGCCAGTTTACCATTACCGTTAAATTACAGGAAGCCGTAGGCCAGCTGAAAGAAAATGTGGTCACCGGCTATTTCGTAAAATCCCGGGAATCCTTTACCGGTGCGGAACGTACACTCAGCGGCCAGGAGATCCGGCAGATCGGTACCGGTAACGTGCTGCAAAGTATTTCATTACTGGATGCTGCCGTATCGCTGAAAGAAAGTGTCAACTTCGGCTCCGATCCCAACCGGGTACCGGAAATCACCATACGGGGTGAAAACAGTTTTGACCTGCGCAACTCTGCCGATGATGGTAAAACCAATCCCAACAGCCCCCTCTTTATGCTGGATGGTGTGGAAGTAAATGCGGAAAGGATTTACGATCTGGATATGAACCGCATCGAAAATCTTACCATCCTGAAAGATGCATCTGCCACCGCCCTGTATGGCTCCCGTGGCGCCAACGGCGTGATTGTGATCAGAACCATCCGCCCACAGGCAGGTGAAATACGCGTCACCCTCAATGCCAACTACATGGTATCCGCTCCTGACCTGCGCGACTACAATCTCATGGACGCCCGGGAAAAACTGACGTACGAAAAGCGCGCCGGCCTCTGGACCGACAAGCTGAAGAACTACGATACCCAGATGGAGCTGGACCGGAAATACAATGAGAAAGAGAAGGAAATACTGAGAGGGGTGAATACCTATTGGCTCAGCAAACCACTCCGTACTTCCATTAACCAACGCTATAATCTTTACTTTGAAGGCGGCGATAAACACTTCCGGTATGGTATCACCCTGCGGAGTGAAAATGACCGCGGTGTTATGAAAGGGTCTGAACGTAAAAAAACGGGTATCGGCATCACCTTCAACTACGACATCGGGCAAACCTTCCTGGTACGTAACGACCTGTTTGTAGATGAAGTGACCGGTAGTAACTCTCCTTACGGCAACTTCGACATCTTCGCAAAAGAAAATCCGCATGACCGTATCTATGATGAAAACGGTAACTATATACTGAAACTCAGCAGCGGCCGGGATAATCCACTGATCAATGCCACCTTGCCACAGAAGGATTTCAACAGGTATGTGGCGATCCAGGACAATTTCAGCATCGACTGGCGCATGACACCTGCCCTGCGCCTCCAGGGCCGCGCGGGACTGACCAAACAACTGGAAAAAACGGAATTCTACCGCTCTCCTTTTTCATCTGAATATGCCACGGTAAAAGAACCGGAAAAGAAAGGCGAATACAGAACCCTCCATTCAGAATCCCTGAACGTAGATGGTAACGTGACGCTGGCTTATAACAAGGTGTTGGGCAAACACGTTCTCAACACCGGTGTCGGCGCCAACCTCCTGACTAATTTCAAGAACGGCAGCGGATTTGCCGCTACGGGCTTCCTCAACGATGATATGACGTTTGTGGAATATGCCGCCCAGTTCAAAGAAAATTCCAAACCTACCGGCATATTCGATAAGTCGCGGATGATCGGCTTTTTCGCCAACCTCAACTATGGGTATGACAACCGCTACTTCATCGACGCGTCTTACCGTACGGATGGTTCCAGCAAGTTTGGCCGGGATGCCCGTTTCGCGCCGTTCTGGGCCGTGGGCTTTGCCTGGAATGTGAACCGCGAAGCATTCTGGGGTGCGAGCAGCAGTCTGCTGAAAATCCGTGGTTCCGCAGGTAGTACAGGTACCATCAACTTTTCTTCCAACCAGGCCCTCACGGCCTATCGCTATAGTCAGAGCAGTGAGTACAATGGTAACCTGGGCGCCCGCCTGATGGGCTTCGGCAACTCCTCCCTCCGCTGGCAGAATACCTTATCCTACAACATCGGGGCAGACCTTACCCTGTTCAAAAACTTCCTGCAGGTTAACGTAGACGGCTATATTAAACTCACCGACAACCTGTTGTTGCCGATCGATGTAGCACCATCTACGGGTTTTACCAGCTATGTCGAGAATATGGGACAGATGAAGAACAGCGGTATAGATGCGCGTATCCGTATGAACCTGATCCGCGACCGTAAACATAACCTGAACTGGAGTGTTACGCTGGCAGCGCTGAGCAATCAGAACAAGATACAGAAACTCTCCAATGCATTGGAGGTGATGAATACAGAAGCCAACAAGGCCGAAAATGTAAAAGGGCCGCAGCCACTGCGCACGTATGAAGTAGGCCGTTCCCAGAGCGCCTTGATGGTGGTACGTTCTGCCGGTATCGATCCCGCCACCGGTAACGAAATCTATATCAAACGCAATGGCGAATACACCTTTGACTACGACTACCGCGACAAGGTAGTAGTGGGTGATACCCGTGCCACCGTAGAAGGTAACTTCAGCTCCAACCTGAACTGGAATGGACTGAACCTGCTGGCCGTTTTCTCTTACCGCGTAGGGGGCAAGATCTTCAACTCCACCCTCAAAACAAGTGTGGAAGGCGCCAACCCACTGTTCAACGCCGACAGAAGAGTATTGTACGATCGCTGGCAGGAACCCGGCAGCACCGCCAAATTCAAACGGATAGACGATACTTCGGAGTCATACCAGACCGACCGTTATGTGCAGGACAATAACCAGCTGTCACTTTCTTCCCTCTCACTGACCTATGACCTGCCTCGCGGCACCGCCAAAAAGATGAGAGCCGAACGGGTAAGACTGCAACTTTCTTCTACAGAGCTGATCCGGTTTTCCACCGTAAAGGCAGAAAGAGGTACCCTTTATCCTTATGCACAAACTTTCAATGGTGGATTCAATGTCACGTTCTAA
- a CDS encoding RNA polymerase sigma factor, protein MEPASIHSTTLPALVALGDQTAFTQLFLQYRDRVYTTAYRVTESTMEAEEIVQDVFMKIWTIREELPGIINLEAYIFTIARNLTFNALKRLLRERERTGAMPTDGAPAISPEAESNAREFMVVLRQAIDQLPPQQKQVYLLTKEEELTKAQVAERMGISPNTVKSHYDAAVRTIRTYCATYRKLSPLLFLIL, encoded by the coding sequence TTGGAACCAGCCAGCATACATAGCACTACACTCCCCGCCCTGGTGGCCCTGGGAGATCAGACCGCCTTTACACAGTTGTTTCTTCAGTATCGGGACCGGGTGTATACCACCGCCTACCGTGTCACTGAATCAACGATGGAAGCAGAAGAAATTGTGCAGGATGTATTCATGAAGATATGGACCATCCGGGAAGAGTTACCTGGTATTATCAATCTGGAAGCTTACATTTTTACCATTGCCCGCAACTTAACTTTCAATGCCCTGAAACGCCTGCTGCGCGAGCGGGAACGTACCGGCGCCATGCCCACGGACGGCGCCCCTGCTATTTCTCCGGAAGCAGAATCCAATGCCCGGGAATTTATGGTAGTACTCCGGCAGGCTATTGACCAACTGCCGCCTCAGCAAAAACAAGTATACCTGCTGACGAAAGAAGAAGAGCTGACAAAGGCCCAGGTAGCCGAAAGGATGGGCATTTCCCCCAACACCGTGAAAAGCCACTATGACGCGGCAGTACGGACTATCAGAACTTATTGCGCCACTTACCGGAAGCTCTCCCCCCTTCTTTTTCTGATTCTTTAA
- a CDS encoding DUF4843 domain-containing protein translates to MKKLAIISALALLAASCTQDAGLTYSGKDKIYFTYNYTLLNQVINFDKVTFSFGMKPEQVIKDTAKIAVRVMGQRSDKDRQYRLSIDNDSTTAIPGVHYEVLPPLQTFQKGIFEDTLRIVVLRSSLNGSHITQENRRLRLRMESSDDFDNGTKQGAAIDLYINNYLSEPRWWKQYEGSGLYYYHPEKWKILMTFHDNFKDPNKDYPMDANLVYSYFSSLRNYLIQNPTYDKETRARVLIDKLVP, encoded by the coding sequence ATGAAAAAACTAGCCATCATATCTGCACTGGCCCTGCTGGCTGCTTCCTGCACCCAGGATGCCGGGCTTACGTACAGTGGAAAAGACAAGATCTATTTCACGTATAATTATACACTCCTCAACCAGGTGATCAACTTTGATAAGGTAACCTTCTCCTTTGGCATGAAGCCGGAGCAGGTGATAAAAGATACCGCGAAGATTGCCGTCCGCGTAATGGGGCAACGGTCAGATAAAGACCGCCAATATCGCTTGTCTATCGACAACGACTCTACGACTGCAATACCAGGCGTACATTATGAAGTACTGCCACCACTGCAGACTTTCCAGAAAGGAATTTTTGAAGATACCCTCCGGATCGTGGTACTCCGCAGTAGTCTGAACGGCAGCCATATTACGCAGGAAAACCGGCGGCTGCGGCTACGTATGGAAAGCAGTGACGACTTCGACAACGGCACCAAACAGGGTGCAGCCATCGACCTTTACATCAACAATTACCTGTCGGAACCAAGATGGTGGAAACAATACGAAGGTTCCGGGCTCTATTATTATCATCCTGAAAAATGGAAGATACTGATGACGTTCCATGACAATTTCAAGGATCCTAATAAGGATTACCCGATGGATGCCAACCTGGTTTATTCCTACTTCTCTTCCTTGCGGAATTACCTGATCCAGAATCCCACGTATGACAAAGAAACCCGTGCACGGGTATTAATTGACAAACTTGTACCGTAG
- a CDS encoding PKD-like family lipoprotein produces MKKIKLLSGILLVFAGLSSCYKDKGNYDYTELNELTINGLESRYERDQDDSLHIPVALQGTQYADTTQFTYEWEIGRKIVYTGKDLRMKVNLAVGEHLGRFIVTDKGNGIKAYFRFGLRVSSATAGDLLLVLSNYNGQAELSYKRLDKDGNFAVNYYRERFGEMLGSGPRSICISYNSMAKQIPFADDTTKGSLQVITAEGMRLLDKNTMGPKSYLRFITGGTFASFLPPYPVQDVSGFEPQYASYQLGMWNHNPYGGINQDGRLLLISGGALYFNAMSRDTRLAYVNQKPDNDGYLAPALCYAYVNNSQQTSPVLQQRGYDVSTYALLYDNKNGKFLYSNYGRRPLTILNKDNNEYLPSYPGYKMIYASHTSTPNKCVAILHNGTRAKIVYLTVPGNATEQTNMPFAINGETEVSSSVINEDSRFYTMTYSPYLLFSSGTRMYRYNILNVLNNAAPSEVIADLGAMGYSASDKINAFTVSRTERNLLMAVSRYGTATNGDGPLRGDVVKMTFNNSTISLLFDKKYESVSGNPVDIRIKYQTHQRDGIDKNGVPVDKI; encoded by the coding sequence ATGAAAAAGATAAAATTATTATCAGGTATACTCCTGGTCTTCGCCGGCTTGTCTTCTTGCTATAAAGACAAAGGAAACTACGACTATACAGAACTGAATGAACTGACGATAAATGGTCTGGAAAGCCGCTATGAGCGGGATCAGGATGATTCATTACATATACCGGTAGCCTTACAGGGCACCCAATACGCAGATACCACCCAATTTACCTACGAATGGGAAATAGGACGTAAAATCGTCTATACCGGGAAAGACCTCCGCATGAAAGTGAACCTGGCTGTTGGCGAACACCTGGGCCGCTTCATTGTCACCGATAAAGGCAATGGTATCAAAGCCTATTTTCGTTTTGGCTTAAGGGTTAGTTCTGCCACTGCCGGCGACCTGCTGCTGGTATTGAGCAACTACAACGGCCAGGCAGAGTTATCCTACAAGCGCCTGGACAAAGACGGCAACTTCGCCGTCAACTATTACCGCGAACGATTCGGAGAGATGCTCGGGTCCGGCCCCCGCAGCATCTGCATCAGCTATAACTCTATGGCTAAGCAGATTCCTTTTGCAGACGATACCACCAAAGGGAGTCTCCAGGTTATCACGGCAGAAGGTATGCGGCTCCTCGACAAAAATACGATGGGCCCGAAATCGTACCTCCGTTTCATCACGGGCGGTACCTTTGCCTCCTTCCTGCCCCCCTATCCGGTGCAGGATGTATCCGGATTTGAGCCGCAATACGCCTCCTATCAGCTGGGTATGTGGAACCATAATCCTTACGGCGGTATTAACCAGGACGGGCGGCTGTTGCTCATCTCCGGCGGCGCCTTATATTTCAATGCCATGAGCCGCGACACCCGTTTGGCATATGTCAACCAGAAGCCGGACAATGACGGCTACCTGGCGCCGGCACTCTGCTACGCCTACGTCAACAACTCACAGCAAACCAGTCCGGTACTGCAGCAACGAGGCTATGACGTATCCACCTATGCACTGCTGTATGACAACAAGAACGGTAAGTTCCTGTACAGCAACTACGGCCGCCGGCCGCTCACCATCCTGAACAAAGACAACAACGAATACCTGCCTTCCTACCCGGGCTACAAAATGATTTACGCCTCGCATACGTCTACACCGAATAAATGTGTAGCCATCTTACATAACGGCACCAGAGCGAAAATCGTTTACCTCACAGTGCCCGGCAATGCTACGGAACAGACCAACATGCCCTTTGCCATCAATGGTGAAACAGAAGTAAGCAGCAGCGTTATCAATGAGGATAGCCGGTTCTATACCATGACCTACTCTCCTTACCTGCTGTTCAGCTCAGGCACCCGCATGTATCGGTATAATATCCTGAACGTACTGAACAACGCGGCGCCATCGGAAGTCATCGCCGACCTGGGCGCGATGGGATATAGCGCATCAGATAAAATCAATGCCTTCACAGTATCACGTACAGAACGTAACCTGCTGATGGCGGTATCCCGCTATGGCACGGCTACCAACGGCGACGGACCACTCCGCGGAGATGTGGTGAAGATGACCTTCAACAACTCCACCATCAGCCTTTTATTTGATAAGAAATATGAAAGCGTATCCGGTAACCCGGTAGACATCCGCATTAAATATCAAACTCACCAACGGGACGGCATCGACAAAAATGGCGTACCGGTAGATAAAATCTAA
- a CDS encoding FecR family protein, with the protein MHERLSQLFDRYYRKTISSEERTELFVLLADPTLEETVKTLILASYADNEQEEMPAAASEAVLQAILGKTVTMIPKPRRNLLAMRWTIAASLALLLATGAYLLQRPHTAAPLTIHLPPPAATPAGNGILLTLANGTRIPLDSAGNGQIATDGGAAIAFKDGQLSYNPAGGSTDAQAYNTISTPRGKQFHLVLSDGTRVWLNAATTLRYPAIFTGPERKVEIIGEAYFEAAGSATTPLRVIVPTQASIQVLGTRFNVNAYTESNHVTTTLLQGAVRVAAIAAPDAAVVLAPGQQARVLDSRKIAVAKVDTESVMAWRNGNFNFDGVVLKEVMQELARWYDIEVVYEKGIPDIRFFGELGRSLPLADVVKALEDSKVHVKMEGARKLVVLP; encoded by the coding sequence ATGCACGAGAGACTGTCACAGTTATTTGACCGGTATTACCGGAAAACCATTTCTTCGGAGGAAAGAACGGAGCTGTTTGTACTGCTCGCTGATCCGACGCTGGAAGAAACGGTAAAAACGCTGATACTGGCCAGTTACGCAGATAATGAGCAGGAAGAGATGCCAGCCGCCGCTTCGGAAGCAGTATTGCAGGCCATCCTGGGTAAAACGGTAACGATGATACCAAAGCCTCGCCGGAACCTGCTCGCTATGCGATGGACGATCGCCGCTTCACTGGCATTGCTGCTGGCAACCGGCGCATACCTGCTGCAACGTCCGCACACTGCCGCTCCGCTGACCATACACCTGCCGCCACCAGCAGCTACGCCGGCGGGTAATGGTATCCTGCTTACCCTGGCCAATGGTACCCGTATTCCATTAGACAGTGCAGGCAACGGACAGATAGCTACTGACGGCGGTGCCGCCATTGCCTTCAAAGACGGACAACTTTCGTATAACCCTGCCGGTGGGTCCACCGATGCGCAGGCATATAATACCATTAGCACGCCACGTGGCAAACAGTTTCACCTGGTACTCTCCGACGGCACGCGGGTATGGCTTAATGCCGCCACCACCCTGCGTTACCCGGCCATTTTCACCGGCCCGGAAAGAAAGGTAGAAATCATCGGGGAAGCCTATTTTGAAGCAGCCGGGAGTGCCACCACTCCCCTTCGGGTAATCGTACCCACGCAGGCTTCCATACAGGTATTAGGTACCCGTTTTAACGTAAATGCCTATACGGAAAGCAATCACGTCACCACCACCCTCCTGCAGGGAGCCGTGAGAGTAGCTGCCATAGCCGCCCCGGATGCCGCCGTAGTACTGGCGCCCGGCCAGCAGGCACGGGTACTGGATAGCCGTAAGATAGCCGTGGCAAAAGTCGATACCGAAAGCGTAATGGCCTGGAGAAACGGCAATTTCAACTTCGACGGGGTAGTCCTGAAAGAAGTAATGCAGGAACTGGCCCGCTGGTACGACATCGAAGTAGTATATGAAAAAGGAATTCCGGACATCCGGTTCTTCGGGGAACTGGGCCGCAGCCTGCCACTGGCAGATGTAGTCAAGGCACTGGAAGATTCCAAAGTACATGTAAAAATGGAAGGCGCCCGGAAACTGGTCGTACTTCCTTAA
- a CDS encoding thioredoxin family protein gives MMKKIFTIVALLIATATYAKKGLQFAHLTWEEALQQAREEKKMIFIDFYTQWCGPCRAMADEVFVTRAVGDFYNTNFINLKIDAESPSGSILARKYGVKVYPTFVYIDPTTTNAVHFSTSRQDEDIFLFTGASALSKDKNSTFLYQQDQQGVTDPAHLYNMAYYLSSIYQREEADKRFNQLIGRKGYDLNNPDIWEYFTRFIKTRQHPLSQDLLRQPERYMQQYGREAVADQVFALYRWERDAQVLQQAPDFDGRKYLISKLQFEEAMKAGNYPQANILADSLFLHAGSRNKELCADLDFVVRVRDEKAAMPAAQLSMLTKLAQYAAYNVPDRDNGIAHFNYARLLEYIIRQQAPQSAPLIAPPAIGAKEYSLRPQGLQTKPVKTKNTK, from the coding sequence ATGATGAAAAAAATATTCACCATCGTTGCGCTGCTCATTGCAACGGCTACCTATGCCAAGAAAGGCCTGCAGTTTGCGCACCTCACCTGGGAGGAAGCACTGCAGCAAGCCCGCGAAGAAAAGAAAATGATCTTCATTGATTTTTACACCCAATGGTGTGGGCCCTGCCGGGCTATGGCCGATGAAGTATTCGTCACCCGCGCTGTCGGCGACTTCTATAACACCAACTTCATCAACCTGAAAATTGATGCGGAATCACCCAGTGGCAGTATACTCGCCCGCAAATACGGGGTGAAGGTATATCCGACCTTCGTATATATTGATCCCACTACCACCAATGCCGTACATTTCTCTACCAGCCGGCAGGATGAAGATATCTTTCTTTTTACCGGCGCCTCGGCCCTGAGTAAAGACAAGAACTCTACCTTCCTGTACCAGCAGGATCAACAAGGGGTAACCGATCCGGCTCATCTCTACAACATGGCCTATTATCTTTCCAGTATCTATCAGCGCGAAGAGGCAGATAAAAGATTCAACCAGCTGATTGGCAGGAAAGGTTATGACCTGAATAATCCCGATATCTGGGAATATTTCACCCGCTTCATTAAAACCAGGCAACATCCACTTAGCCAGGATTTACTAAGGCAACCGGAAAGATACATGCAGCAATATGGCCGGGAAGCCGTAGCCGATCAGGTGTTTGCGCTGTACCGTTGGGAAAGGGATGCCCAGGTATTACAACAAGCACCGGATTTCGATGGCCGGAAGTATCTCATCAGCAAACTGCAATTCGAAGAAGCGATGAAAGCCGGTAATTATCCGCAGGCCAATATACTGGCTGATAGCCTGTTTCTGCACGCTGGCAGCCGCAACAAAGAACTTTGCGCCGACCTCGATTTTGTAGTCAGGGTAAGAGATGAAAAGGCCGCAATGCCTGCTGCACAGCTGTCTATGCTGACGAAGCTGGCACAATATGCCGCCTATAATGTACCTGACCGGGATAATGGCATTGCTCACTTCAACTATGCCCGCCTGCTGGAATATATTATCCGGCAACAGGCGCCGCAAAGTGCGCCATTGATTGCCCCGCCAGCTATCGGCGCCAAAGAATATTCGCTGCGCCCGCAAGGCCTGCAAACCAAACCGGTAAAGACAAAAAACACCAAATAG